The Shewanella zhangzhouensis genome has a window encoding:
- the flhA gene encoding flagellar biosynthesis protein FlhA gives MDVMGQLGQIKKMKPANLQGLGTPALVLAALAMIVLPMPAFLLDILFSFNIALALVVLLVAIYTNRPLDFAAFPTVLLVATLLRLALNVASTRVVLLEGHNGADAAGKVIEAFGSVVIGGNYAVGLVVFLILIIINFAVVTKGAGRISEVSARFTLDAMPGKQMAIDADLNAGLINQEQARTRRAEVTKEADFYGAMDGASKFVKGDAIAGIMILVINILGGFVIGMVQHDLAFMDAVEIYTLLTIGDGLVAQIPGLLLSIAAALMVTRQNEEGDMGGMVMSQMFDNPKSLAIAAGVLFIMGIVPGMPHLAFLTFAVATGAGAYFLHKRIEKRKQQALEAAASGSVEKLDNSPKELGWDDVRHVDTIGLEVGYRLIPLVDKGQGGELLSRIKGVRKKLSQELGFLVPAVHIRDNLDLAPSTYRISLMGVVVGEAEIRHDCELAINPGQVFGQLDGVTTRDPAFGLEAVWIAPELREHAQTLGYTVVDAATVVATHISQTLSNNASKLLGYEEVQQLLDILAKHSPKLVDGFIPDVMSLGTVVKVMQNLLNEGVSVRDLRTIVQTLLEYGTKSGDTEVLTAAVRIALKRMIVQEIAGPEAEIPVITLAPELEQMLHQSMQASGGDGPNIEPGLAERMQQSLADAAQRQEMVGQPAILLTSGMLRSTLSRFVKYTIPNLRVISYQEIPDEKQIRIVSAVGQ, from the coding sequence ATGGATGTCATGGGCCAATTGGGTCAAATCAAAAAAATGAAACCGGCAAACCTGCAGGGGCTTGGTACCCCGGCGTTGGTGCTTGCGGCCCTGGCAATGATAGTGCTGCCAATGCCGGCGTTTCTGCTCGATATCCTGTTTTCATTCAACATTGCCCTGGCGCTGGTGGTGCTGCTGGTTGCCATTTATACCAACAGGCCATTGGATTTTGCTGCTTTCCCGACAGTTCTGCTGGTGGCAACGCTGCTGAGGTTGGCGCTGAACGTTGCCTCTACCCGTGTTGTACTGCTTGAAGGCCACAATGGTGCCGACGCTGCCGGTAAGGTGATTGAAGCCTTCGGCTCTGTGGTGATCGGTGGTAACTATGCCGTTGGTCTGGTGGTGTTTTTAATCCTAATCATCATCAACTTCGCCGTGGTCACCAAGGGCGCGGGACGTATTTCCGAGGTGAGCGCCCGCTTCACTCTGGATGCCATGCCCGGTAAACAGATGGCCATTGATGCTGACCTTAACGCTGGCCTTATTAATCAGGAACAGGCCCGTACCCGCCGCGCCGAAGTGACCAAGGAAGCCGACTTTTACGGCGCCATGGACGGTGCGTCCAAGTTTGTGAAAGGCGATGCAATCGCCGGGATCATGATCCTGGTGATTAACATCCTTGGCGGCTTTGTTATCGGTATGGTGCAGCACGATCTGGCCTTTATGGATGCAGTAGAAATTTATACTCTGCTGACCATAGGTGACGGCCTGGTGGCCCAGATCCCGGGGCTTCTGCTCTCCATTGCCGCGGCGCTGATGGTGACCCGTCAGAACGAAGAAGGTGACATGGGCGGCATGGTGATGAGTCAGATGTTTGACAATCCCAAGTCGTTGGCCATCGCAGCAGGGGTGCTTTTTATCATGGGCATAGTACCCGGCATGCCCCATCTGGCTTTTTTAACCTTCGCGGTGGCCACTGGCGCTGGCGCGTATTTCCTGCATAAACGCATCGAGAAGCGTAAGCAGCAGGCCCTTGAAGCCGCGGCAAGCGGCAGTGTTGAGAAGCTGGATAATTCACCCAAGGAGCTCGGTTGGGACGATGTGCGCCATGTGGATACCATAGGGCTTGAGGTGGGCTACCGCCTGATCCCGCTGGTGGATAAGGGGCAGGGCGGCGAGCTTTTGTCCCGTATCAAGGGCGTGCGTAAGAAACTGTCGCAGGAACTGGGCTTTTTGGTGCCCGCAGTGCATATCCGGGATAACCTGGATCTCGCCCCCAGCACTTATCGTATCTCGCTGATGGGTGTAGTGGTGGGTGAGGCTGAAATCCGCCACGACTGTGAACTGGCCATTAATCCCGGGCAGGTGTTTGGGCAGCTCGATGGCGTAACGACCCGCGACCCAGCCTTCGGACTCGAAGCGGTTTGGATTGCCCCTGAACTGCGTGAACATGCCCAGACGCTGGGTTATACCGTGGTTGATGCAGCCACTGTGGTGGCAACGCACATCAGTCAGACCCTCAGTAACAACGCCTCCAAGCTGCTCGGCTATGAGGAAGTGCAGCAACTGCTGGATATTCTGGCCAAGCATTCGCCAAAGCTGGTGGACGGCTTTATCCCCGATGTGATGTCCCTCGGCACCGTGGTGAAAGTGATGCAGAACCTGCTCAACGAAGGGGTGTCGGTGCGTGACCTGCGAACCATAGTGCAGACACTGCTGGAATACGGTACCAAGTCCGGTGACACCGAAGTACTCACAGCGGCGGTGCGTATCGCTCTTAAACGTATGATTGTTCAAGAAATAGCCGGGCCTGAGGCGGAAATCCCTGTCATAACTTTGGCACCAGAGTTGGAACAGATGTTGCATCAGTCGATGCAGGCTTCCGGTGGCGATGGTCCCAACATCGAACCCGGATTGGCCGAGCGGATGCAACAGTCACTGGCTGACGCCGCTCAGCGGCAGGAAATGGTGGGTCAACCCGCCATACTGCTGACCTCGGGAATGCTGCGTTCGACCCTGTCGCGCTTTGTGAAGTACACCATTCCCAACCTGAGGGTCATTTCCTACCAGGAAATCCCCGATGAAAAGCAGATTAGAATAGTGTCAGCCGTGGGTCAGTAA
- the flhB gene encoding flagellar biosynthesis protein FlhB gives MAENDTSQERTEEPTGRRLEQAREKGQVARSKELGTAAVLLAAAVGFLMLGPSLGKAMHNVMTMTMVQSREQVFDTNSMLNIWVPIAKELVLPVLGLVLVLAALAFAGNIVLGGIIFSSNGILPKASKMSPLAGFKRMFGVQALMELGKGLAKFSVVAVAAYFLLSFYFPEIIQISAEHLPSNVFHALDLLTWMFLLLCSSMLIIAVIDVPFQIWNHKKQLKMTKQEVKDEYKDTEGKPEVKGRIRQMQREIAMRRMMAEVPKADVIVVNPEHFAVALKYDVKRSPAPFVLAKGVDAVAFKIREIAREYDIAIVSAPPLARAIYHTTKLNQQVPEGLFTAVAQVLAYVFQLRQYRKGRGRKPTPIPLNQPIPDEFKY, from the coding sequence ATGGCAGAAAACGATACCAGTCAGGAACGTACAGAGGAGCCCACGGGGAGGCGACTTGAACAGGCCAGAGAAAAAGGCCAGGTCGCCCGCTCCAAAGAACTGGGCACGGCTGCGGTGCTACTGGCCGCAGCCGTTGGCTTTTTAATGTTGGGCCCGAGCCTGGGCAAGGCAATGCACAATGTGATGACCATGACCATGGTGCAAAGTCGCGAGCAGGTGTTTGATACCAACAGCATGCTTAACATCTGGGTTCCCATAGCCAAGGAGCTGGTATTGCCTGTGCTGGGATTGGTGCTGGTGCTGGCTGCCCTGGCTTTTGCCGGCAACATAGTGCTGGGCGGCATTATTTTCTCCAGTAACGGAATTCTGCCCAAGGCCAGTAAAATGAGCCCGCTGGCGGGCTTTAAGCGCATGTTTGGTGTGCAGGCGCTGATGGAGCTGGGTAAAGGGCTGGCCAAGTTTTCGGTGGTGGCGGTGGCGGCCTATTTTCTGCTGTCGTTTTACTTTCCTGAAATTATTCAGATCTCTGCCGAGCATTTACCGTCCAATGTGTTCCATGCCCTGGATTTGCTCACCTGGATGTTCCTGCTGCTGTGCAGTTCCATGCTTATCATCGCCGTTATTGATGTGCCTTTTCAAATTTGGAACCACAAGAAGCAGCTCAAAATGACCAAACAAGAGGTCAAAGATGAGTACAAGGACACCGAAGGCAAGCCCGAAGTGAAAGGCCGCATTCGTCAGATGCAGCGGGAAATCGCCATGCGTCGTATGATGGCCGAAGTGCCAAAGGCCGACGTGATAGTGGTTAACCCCGAGCATTTTGCCGTTGCCCTGAAATACGATGTAAAACGTTCGCCAGCGCCCTTTGTGCTGGCCAAAGGGGTGGATGCCGTGGCCTTTAAAATTCGCGAAATCGCCCGGGAATACGACATTGCCATTGTGTCGGCGCCGCCACTGGCGCGGGCGATTTACCACACCACCAAGCTCAACCAGCAAGTTCCCGAAGGTCTCTTTACCGCAGTGGCTCAGGTACTTGCCTATGTGTTCCAGCTTCGGCAATACCGTAAAGGCCGAGGCCGCAAGCCAACACCCATTCCACTCAATCAACCGATCCCCGACGAGTTTAAATACTGA
- the fliR gene encoding flagellar biosynthetic protein FliR, translating into MEVLLDTLMETIKAYTWPLFRISAMFMVMPVFGANTTPVRVRLLLSVAVTFAVSPMLPPMPQGELFALSSVFISAQQILIGVAMGLVALMMLQIFVLTGQIIGMQTSLGFSFMVDPGSGQQTPVLGNFFLLLATLIFLAVDGHLTMIRMLVMSFDTLPVSMTGITLANYHSLALWGSYMFGAALTMSLSAIVALLLINLSFGVMTRAAPQLNIFAIGFPVVMISGLFILWLTLAPVMSHFGEIWEAAQVLLCDITHIQCRVN; encoded by the coding sequence ATGGAAGTTCTCCTTGATACTCTGATGGAGACTATCAAGGCCTATACCTGGCCCTTGTTTCGCATTTCCGCGATGTTTATGGTGATGCCGGTGTTTGGTGCCAACACCACACCGGTGCGGGTGCGATTGCTGCTGTCTGTTGCCGTGACCTTTGCGGTGAGCCCCATGTTACCGCCCATGCCCCAGGGCGAGCTGTTTGCCCTGAGCTCCGTCTTTATCAGCGCCCAGCAAATCCTGATCGGGGTTGCCATGGGACTGGTTGCGCTGATGATGTTGCAGATTTTCGTGCTCACCGGTCAAATCATAGGGATGCAGACGAGTCTTGGGTTTTCTTTCATGGTGGACCCCGGCTCCGGGCAGCAAACGCCTGTGCTGGGTAATTTCTTCCTCCTGCTCGCCACGCTGATTTTCCTTGCCGTGGACGGCCATCTCACCATGATCCGCATGTTGGTGATGAGCTTTGATACCCTGCCTGTGTCGATGACCGGCATTACCCTTGCCAACTATCACAGCCTCGCGCTTTGGGGCAGCTACATGTTCGGTGCGGCCCTGACCATGTCGTTGTCGGCAATCGTCGCTCTGCTGCTGATTAACCTGTCATTCGGGGTCATGACCCGGGCAGCACCGCAGCTCAATATCTTCGCCATCGGTTTTCCCGTGGTGATGATAAGTGGCCTCTTTATCCTCTGGTTAACCCTGGCGCCTGTCATGTCCCACTTTGGCGAGATATGGGAAGCGGCTCAGGTGTTGCTGTGTGACATTACCCATATTCAATGCAGGGTGAACTGA
- the fliQ gene encoding flagellar biosynthesis protein FliQ: protein MTPEALIDIFREALAVIVMMVAVIIVPGLIVGLIVAVFQAATSINEQTLSFLPRLLVTLLALMMAGHWLVRTMMDFFLEMVHLIPSVVG, encoded by the coding sequence ATGACTCCAGAAGCCCTGATTGATATCTTCCGCGAAGCGCTGGCGGTGATTGTGATGATGGTGGCCGTCATTATTGTGCCGGGGCTCATCGTTGGCCTGATTGTGGCAGTGTTTCAGGCGGCGACTTCTATTAACGAACAAACTTTGAGCTTTCTGCCACGTCTGCTGGTGACCTTGTTGGCGTTGATGATGGCGGGGCATTGGCTGGTGAGAACCATGATGGACTTCTTTTTGGAGATGGTGCATCTCATTCCGTCGGTAGTAGGGTGA
- the fliP gene encoding flagellar type III secretion system pore protein FliP (The bacterial flagellar biogenesis protein FliP forms a type III secretion system (T3SS)-type pore required for flagellar assembly.): MTRVSAILFWMLVGVASLPAFGADGVLPAVTVTTTPDGGTQYSVTLQILMLMTALSFLPAMVIMLTSFTRIIVTLSLLRQAIGLQQAPSNQVLIGLSLFMTFFIMAPVFDKIYEQGVKPYMEETLPIDQAFERGKEPLKAFMLSQVRITDLETFVNIAGYDNIKSPEEAPMTVIIPAFITSELKTAFQIGFMLFVPFLVIDLVVASILMAMGMMMLSPMIVSLPFKIMLFVLVDGWSLVMGTLANSFGT, from the coding sequence ATGACCCGCGTGTCAGCGATTTTATTTTGGATGTTGGTGGGCGTGGCATCGCTGCCGGCCTTCGGCGCGGATGGTGTCTTGCCTGCTGTGACAGTTACCACCACCCCGGATGGGGGCACACAATACTCGGTTACACTGCAAATTCTGATGCTGATGACGGCGCTGAGCTTCTTGCCCGCCATGGTCATCATGCTCACCTCCTTTACCCGCATCATAGTTACCCTGTCATTGCTCAGGCAGGCCATCGGTCTGCAGCAGGCGCCCTCGAATCAGGTACTGATTGGCCTGAGCCTCTTTATGACCTTTTTCATTATGGCGCCTGTGTTCGATAAAATTTATGAGCAGGGCGTGAAACCCTACATGGAAGAGACCCTGCCCATCGACCAGGCATTCGAGCGAGGTAAAGAGCCGCTGAAAGCCTTTATGTTGTCGCAGGTGCGTATCACCGACTTGGAAACCTTCGTGAATATCGCCGGTTATGACAACATCAAGTCACCGGAAGAAGCGCCCATGACGGTGATTATTCCTGCCTTTATCACCAGCGAGCTGAAAACGGCCTTCCAGATTGGTTTTATGCTGTTTGTGCCCTTTTTGGTTATCGACCTGGTGGTCGCCAGTATCCTGATGGCCATGGGGATGATGATGCTGTCGCCAATGATTGTGTCATTGCCCTTTAAAATCATGCTGTTTGTGTTGGTGGATGGTTGGAGCCTGGTGATGGGCACGCTGGCCAACAGTTTCGGTACCTGA
- the fliO gene encoding flagellar biosynthetic protein FliO, translating to MASTGSAGTDVAGSAGYATTLASMIGGLILVLAVIFVLAYVVRRLNLVPSGGNVVRTLAVTPLGQREKLVLAQVGEKQYLLGVTASQITLIDKLDEPLTITQDSFASRLKMAKDGQK from the coding sequence CTGGCATCCACAGGTTCTGCCGGCACAGATGTCGCCGGCTCTGCGGGTTATGCCACCACCCTGGCCAGCATGATTGGCGGCCTGATTTTAGTGCTCGCGGTGATTTTTGTGCTGGCTTATGTCGTGCGCAGGCTCAATCTGGTGCCGTCGGGTGGCAACGTGGTCCGTACGCTGGCGGTAACTCCGCTGGGTCAGCGTGAAAAGCTGGTGTTGGCCCAGGTCGGAGAGAAACAGTATCTCCTTGGCGTGACTGCATCGCAGATAACCCTGATAGACAAGCTGGACGAGCCTTTGACCATTACCCAGGACTCCTTTGCCAGTCGCCTCAAAATGGCTAAGGACGGCCAAAAATGA
- the fliN gene encoding flagellar motor switch protein FliN: protein MNTEDDWAAAMAEQALEEAKAAEFEELKDETKPLSSEEVAKLDAILDIPVTISMEVGRSYISIRNLLQLNQGSVVELDRVAGEPLDVMVNGTLIAHGEVVVVNDKFGIRLTDVISQTERIKKLK from the coding sequence ATGAATACCGAAGACGATTGGGCCGCAGCAATGGCCGAGCAGGCCCTAGAAGAAGCCAAGGCCGCCGAGTTTGAAGAGCTTAAAGACGAGACCAAGCCTCTGAGCAGTGAAGAAGTCGCCAAACTGGATGCCATTTTGGATATTCCAGTGACCATCTCCATGGAAGTGGGACGCAGCTATATCAGCATCCGCAACCTGCTGCAGCTCAATCAGGGCTCAGTGGTTGAACTCGACCGCGTGGCCGGTGAGCCGCTGGATGTGATGGTTAACGGTACCCTGATAGCTCACGGCGAAGTGGTAGTGGTAAACGATAAGTTTGGTATTCGCCTCACTGACGTGATAAGTCAAACCGAGCGAATCAAAAAACTCAAGTAA
- the fliM gene encoding flagellar motor switch protein FliM, whose translation MTDLLSQDEIDALLHGVDDVEEEEVSEAGASARSYDFSSQDRIVRGRMPTLEIVNERFARHLRISMFNMMRRAAEVSINGVQMLKFGEYVHTLFVPTSLNMVRFQPLKGTALITMEARLVFILVDNFFGGDGRFHAKIEGREFTPTERRIVQLLLKIIFEDYKDAWAPVMDVEFDYLDSEVNPAMANIVSPTEVVVVNSFHIEVDGGGGDFHITMPYSMIEPIRELLDAGVQSDKQDTDMRWSQALKDEIMDVEVGFEATVVEHQISLRDVMEMQAGDVIPIELPEYVLMKIEELPTYRCKLGKSREQLALKICEKIPRPETVKTELQLVTRKGKARDINDL comes from the coding sequence GTGACGGATTTACTTAGCCAAGACGAAATTGATGCCCTCCTTCACGGTGTGGATGATGTTGAAGAAGAAGAGGTCAGTGAGGCCGGTGCTTCGGCGCGCTCCTACGACTTCTCTTCCCAGGACAGAATCGTTCGTGGCCGGATGCCAACGCTGGAAATTGTTAACGAGCGATTTGCCCGCCATTTGCGCATAAGCATGTTCAACATGATGCGTCGCGCCGCCGAGGTGTCCATTAACGGCGTGCAGATGCTCAAGTTTGGCGAATACGTTCATACCCTGTTTGTTCCAACCAGCCTGAACATGGTGCGATTTCAACCGCTGAAAGGCACCGCACTTATCACCATGGAAGCCCGGTTGGTGTTTATTTTGGTGGACAACTTTTTTGGCGGCGATGGCCGCTTCCACGCCAAAATTGAAGGTCGCGAATTTACTCCGACAGAGCGGCGCATTGTGCAGCTGCTGCTGAAAATCATCTTCGAAGATTATAAAGACGCCTGGGCGCCGGTAATGGATGTTGAGTTTGATTACCTCGACTCTGAAGTGAACCCTGCTATGGCGAATATCGTCAGCCCCACGGAAGTGGTGGTCGTGAACTCCTTCCACATCGAAGTGGATGGCGGTGGCGGTGATTTTCACATCACCATGCCTTACTCCATGATTGAGCCTATCCGAGAACTGCTGGATGCCGGTGTTCAGAGCGACAAGCAGGATACCGACATGCGTTGGTCTCAGGCGCTCAAGGATGAAATCATGGATGTCGAAGTAGGCTTTGAAGCCACAGTGGTTGAGCACCAGATAAGCCTGAGGGACGTTATGGAGATGCAGGCCGGCGACGTGATACCGATCGAGCTGCCTGAATATGTGTTGATGAAGATTGAAGAGCTGCCCACCTATCGATGCAAACTGGGTAAATCCCGTGAGCAGTTGGCACTCAAAATCTGTGAAAAGATCCCTCGTCCAGAGACAGTGAAAACTGAATTGCAATTGGTGACCCGAAAGGGTAAAGCCAGAGATATCAATGACCTCTAA
- the fliL gene encoding flagellar basal body-associated protein FliL: MAEEESLQLEDTSAKKSKKGLFIIIGVVVAALLGVGAWLFLGSSDPEPVAGDTATEAAGTAVASAESNSREAFYVAMPRPFLFNLPGQPRSRLVEIKVQLMVRGADDDVLIKKHIPLIEDALLTTFSGGDVQKLSTQAGKDELRQLALLNVQNTLQPVTGRKVVEKVLFTGFVMQ, translated from the coding sequence ATGGCAGAAGAAGAGTCCCTACAACTGGAAGACACCAGTGCCAAAAAAAGTAAGAAAGGCCTTTTCATCATTATCGGGGTGGTCGTAGCCGCACTGCTGGGCGTGGGTGCCTGGCTGTTTTTGGGCAGCAGCGACCCTGAACCTGTGGCCGGTGATACGGCAACTGAAGCAGCTGGCACAGCCGTGGCTTCAGCCGAGTCAAATTCACGTGAAGCGTTTTATGTGGCCATGCCCAGACCCTTTTTGTTCAATCTGCCCGGCCAACCACGTAGCCGCCTGGTGGAAATCAAGGTGCAGCTGATGGTGCGCGGCGCCGACGATGATGTGCTTATCAAAAAACACATCCCCCTGATTGAAGATGCCTTGCTGACCACATTCAGTGGTGGCGATGTACAAAAGCTGTCGACCCAGGCGGGGAAGGACGAGCTCAGACAGCTGGCGCTGCTGAACGTGCAAAATACCCTGCAACCCGTTACCGGTCGCAAAGTGGTTGAAAAGGTCCTCTTTACCGGTTTTGTGATGCAATAA
- a CDS encoding flagellar hook-length control protein FliK, producing MQQILNVLLGSAGAAAGPANPESSGTSAEGVDFDSIISKTVAYEESSAKSLQVKGPKSDNAADAVSKTEGGEVNGDAHGDGVSSVLAQIQFSRQFAADKTAVKGGEALPPEAAASEIPVAMVDVIDDASVEIAADALFLRFSALMKQADEGEREQIASELGMSLSALMALDESAFNTLMADNPTLKEGLALLLQADASGADTDNDAGNQVALLMQTLLGTPAQPNVSAENPSEHAADVRQGVSSAEAALNKAANLAPDQARGLDVALARVGGDPQSDNAFAAGKTMAGSAEVASSEAVTTETFRAETDGKKGDAGQAFTRALGAAQGLATDPVAGKEQGDLGNKGVSGITPLAGADASTKVSGEPQDTVNEALSFKSVEAASRAADNNLKPELPAMDTKGQASIESVADIKQPSLQHSSRIHETPAMTMSLRTAQERPMTQPDMVARFAPVMHTQLIAMVRDGIQQAEIRLDPPELGSMMVRIQVQGNETQVQFHVNAQQTKDVVEQAMPRLRELLAQQGMELTDGQVSHERRGDGRERQDAPEGSQFVTMDEFPAEELQLSANQTTSYSSGIDYYA from the coding sequence ATGCAACAGATCCTCAATGTGCTTTTGGGTTCGGCTGGCGCCGCTGCCGGTCCAGCCAATCCTGAATCATCCGGCACCTCGGCTGAAGGTGTTGATTTTGACTCTATCATTTCAAAAACAGTTGCTTACGAAGAATCATCCGCAAAGAGTTTGCAGGTCAAAGGACCAAAATCGGACAACGCCGCTGATGCCGTCTCCAAGACAGAAGGCGGTGAGGTCAATGGTGATGCCCATGGTGATGGCGTGTCTTCCGTACTGGCCCAAATTCAATTTTCCCGTCAATTTGCCGCCGATAAGACTGCCGTCAAAGGCGGCGAAGCCTTGCCGCCGGAAGCGGCAGCGTCAGAAATACCGGTGGCCATGGTTGATGTTATCGATGATGCATCCGTGGAAATTGCAGCAGACGCGCTGTTTTTACGTTTCAGCGCCCTGATGAAACAGGCGGATGAGGGGGAGAGAGAGCAAATTGCATCCGAGCTTGGCATGTCTTTGTCGGCGCTCATGGCGCTGGATGAAAGCGCATTTAACACATTGATGGCAGATAATCCCACCCTGAAAGAGGGCTTGGCTTTGTTGCTGCAAGCCGATGCGTCGGGTGCTGACACAGATAACGACGCCGGAAATCAGGTCGCGTTGTTGATGCAAACTCTTCTTGGTACGCCGGCGCAGCCGAATGTGTCCGCTGAAAACCCGTCAGAACATGCAGCTGATGTCAGGCAAGGTGTCAGTTCAGCCGAAGCTGCGTTGAATAAGGCCGCCAATCTTGCTCCCGATCAGGCGCGGGGGTTAGATGTGGCCCTGGCGCGCGTTGGCGGTGATCCCCAGTCGGATAATGCTTTTGCCGCCGGTAAGACTATGGCTGGTTCCGCTGAGGTTGCCAGCTCTGAGGCTGTGACAACTGAGACCTTCCGCGCTGAGACGGACGGGAAAAAGGGTGACGCCGGACAGGCATTTACCCGCGCATTGGGGGCCGCTCAGGGGTTGGCGACTGACCCTGTGGCAGGGAAAGAGCAGGGCGACCTTGGAAACAAAGGCGTTTCTGGCATAACACCGCTGGCAGGCGCTGATGCCTCAACCAAGGTCAGCGGCGAGCCACAGGACACGGTCAACGAGGCGCTGTCGTTTAAATCAGTGGAGGCCGCCAGTCGTGCGGCAGACAACAACCTTAAACCGGAGCTGCCTGCCATGGATACCAAGGGCCAGGCTTCAATCGAGTCTGTTGCCGACATTAAGCAGCCATCCCTGCAGCACAGTAGCCGCATCCACGAGACACCTGCCATGACTATGTCGCTGCGCACAGCGCAAGAGCGGCCCATGACACAGCCGGACATGGTTGCCCGATTTGCTCCCGTTATGCACACCCAGCTTATCGCCATGGTCAGGGACGGCATACAACAGGCTGAAATCCGTCTGGATCCACCCGAGCTTGGCTCCATGATGGTTCGCATTCAGGTGCAGGGTAATGAAACCCAGGTTCAGTTCCACGTTAACGCTCAACAAACCAAAGATGTAGTCGAGCAGGCGATGCCGAGATTAAGAGAGCTGCTGGCTCAGCAGGGGATGGAATTAACCGATGGACAGGTATCCCATGAGCGTCGTGGCGATGGCCGCGAACGCCAGGATGCCCCGGAAGGGAGCCAGTTTGTGACCATGGATGAATTTCCAGCAGAAGAGTTACAATTAAGCGCAAATCAGACAACAAGTTATAGCTCGGGTATAGATTATTACGCTTAA
- the fliJ gene encoding flagellar export protein FliJ: protein MARPDPLLTVLKLAQDAEEQAALQLRSAQLDLGRLKQQLDALNQYRLDYMRQLSGQEGKNISASYYQQFHRFIKQIDQAIGQQVQSVTGAESQLEHRRRNWLEKQQKRKAVELLLKHKADKRETKEARLEQKLLDEFAMQQFIRKGSH from the coding sequence ATGGCGCGCCCCGATCCGCTGCTGACTGTTTTGAAACTGGCACAGGATGCCGAGGAGCAGGCGGCGCTGCAACTTCGCAGCGCACAGCTGGATCTCGGTCGCCTGAAACAGCAACTGGATGCCCTCAATCAATACCGACTCGACTATATGCGTCAACTTTCCGGCCAGGAAGGTAAGAACATCAGCGCCAGCTATTACCAGCAGTTTCATCGGTTTATTAAGCAAATCGACCAGGCGATAGGCCAACAGGTGCAAAGTGTGACCGGCGCAGAAAGCCAGTTGGAGCACAGGCGCCGTAATTGGCTGGAGAAACAGCAAAAGCGTAAGGCGGTAGAGCTGCTGCTCAAGCATAAGGCTGACAAACGGGAAACCAAAGAGGCGAGGCTTGAGCAAAAATTGCTGGATGAGTTTGCCATGCAGCAATTTATTCGCAAAGGCTCACACTAG